One genomic region from Marinobacter szutsaonensis encodes:
- a CDS encoding molybdopterin cofactor-binding domain-containing protein: protein MSRSDDRLLLANVSRRRFLMGLAGGSALVLAARWDMPLANEKAQFGAGAMPGGWVDDPNVFIHIDSGGTVTVVNNRAEMGQGIRTSLVLLAADELGADWDRVKVRQAEANQEKYGNQNTDGSRSMRHWYDPMRRAAAAARLMLEQAAANQWSVPLHEVRTDIHKVIHTPSGRELGFGELAEAARELEVPGRNDLVLKTDDELRFIGRESGYINGKLESAHPKAIDGEDIVTGKAIFGADVEVENPLYAVIARPPVYGGKVKSYDDSETLKVPGVEKTLEIEGTGQPAGFSPLGGVAVVATNTWAAIEGRRKLTIEWDNGPAGDNASYTSEAYREALEERAQSPGRVIRDRGDVESALKQASKTVSATYHMPHMAQSPMEPMVATVLVNNGEVEVWAPVQNPRATRDTVAGRLGLDREKVRVNVTLLGGGFGRKSKPDYAAEAASVAQAFEGRPVRLQWTREDDIHHAYFHAVSVDHLEAGLDDEGKAMAWRHRTLSPSIGSLFAPDPKHKGEFELGMGFNTMPFSIPAIRLENPPAPAHVRIGWFRSVYNLPHAWAIQSFAHEVSVAAGRDHRDYVLELLGPGREIHNLTVGDGWNYGEDPEMYPIDTGRMRAVVEKATEAAGWGKELPEGRGMGLAFHHSFVSYTAIVFDVEVDDSGNVIIHRADIAFDCGRQANPERIRSQLEGACVMGIGVALMSEVTFKDGVAQQDNFDTYLLPRMPDAPKEIHIHLMDRQDEPMGGVGEPGLPPVAPALCNAIYAATGKRIRRLPVGDQLKA, encoded by the coding sequence ATGAGCAGATCCGACGACAGACTCTTGCTGGCGAACGTCAGCCGCCGCCGGTTCCTCATGGGGCTTGCCGGAGGCTCGGCCCTCGTGCTGGCCGCGCGCTGGGATATGCCCCTGGCCAATGAAAAGGCCCAGTTCGGTGCCGGCGCCATGCCCGGTGGCTGGGTGGACGATCCGAATGTGTTCATCCATATCGATTCCGGCGGCACCGTTACGGTGGTCAATAACCGCGCCGAAATGGGTCAGGGTATCCGTACCAGCCTGGTGTTGCTGGCCGCCGACGAACTGGGTGCTGACTGGGACCGGGTGAAAGTACGCCAGGCGGAAGCCAACCAGGAAAAGTATGGCAACCAGAATACCGACGGTTCCCGCAGCATGCGCCACTGGTATGACCCCATGCGCCGGGCCGCGGCCGCCGCTCGTCTGATGCTGGAACAGGCCGCCGCCAACCAGTGGTCGGTGCCCTTGCACGAAGTCCGAACGGACATTCACAAGGTCATTCATACGCCGTCCGGCCGGGAACTTGGCTTTGGCGAACTTGCGGAAGCCGCCCGTGAGCTGGAGGTACCAGGCCGCAACGACCTGGTGCTTAAAACCGATGACGAGTTGCGTTTTATCGGCCGTGAATCCGGCTACATCAACGGCAAGCTGGAGTCCGCCCACCCCAAGGCCATTGACGGCGAAGACATTGTTACCGGCAAGGCGATCTTCGGGGCCGATGTCGAGGTGGAAAACCCACTGTATGCCGTGATCGCCCGCCCTCCGGTCTATGGCGGCAAGGTCAAAAGCTACGATGACTCGGAAACCCTGAAAGTGCCGGGCGTGGAGAAAACCCTGGAAATCGAGGGTACCGGGCAACCGGCCGGCTTCAGTCCGCTCGGCGGTGTGGCGGTGGTTGCCACCAATACCTGGGCAGCCATCGAGGGCCGCAGGAAACTGACAATCGAGTGGGACAATGGACCCGCCGGGGACAATGCCAGCTACACATCCGAGGCCTATCGCGAGGCGCTGGAGGAACGTGCCCAATCCCCTGGCCGGGTTATCCGGGACCGGGGCGATGTGGAAAGCGCTCTGAAGCAGGCAAGCAAGACAGTCTCTGCCACCTACCACATGCCCCACATGGCGCAATCCCCCATGGAACCCATGGTGGCAACCGTGCTGGTGAACAACGGCGAGGTGGAAGTCTGGGCACCGGTGCAGAATCCCCGTGCTACCCGCGACACCGTTGCCGGCCGGCTCGGCCTGGACCGGGAGAAGGTGCGGGTCAACGTGACCCTCCTCGGCGGTGGTTTCGGCCGGAAATCCAAACCCGATTACGCGGCGGAAGCCGCCAGCGTGGCCCAGGCCTTCGAAGGTCGTCCCGTTCGCCTTCAGTGGACCCGCGAGGATGATATTCATCACGCTTACTTCCACGCGGTGTCGGTTGATCACCTCGAGGCAGGACTGGATGATGAGGGTAAGGCCATGGCATGGCGCCACCGCACCCTGTCACCCAGCATTGGCTCCCTGTTCGCTCCCGACCCGAAACACAAGGGCGAGTTCGAGCTTGGTATGGGTTTCAACACCATGCCGTTCAGTATTCCCGCCATCCGGCTTGAGAACCCTCCAGCACCGGCCCACGTGAGGATTGGCTGGTTCCGCTCGGTATACAACCTCCCCCATGCCTGGGCCATCCAGAGCTTTGCCCATGAGGTCTCGGTAGCGGCAGGCAGGGACCACAGGGATTATGTGCTCGAGCTGCTGGGCCCGGGGCGGGAGATCCATAACCTGACGGTGGGTGATGGCTGGAACTACGGTGAAGACCCGGAGATGTATCCCATTGATACGGGGCGCATGCGTGCCGTGGTCGAAAAAGCCACAGAGGCTGCTGGCTGGGGCAAGGAGCTACCGGAAGGCCGAGGCATGGGACTGGCCTTCCATCACAGCTTTGTATCCTACACCGCCATCGTGTTCGACGTGGAAGTCGATGACAGCGGCAACGTGATCATCCACCGGGCCGATATTGCCTTTGACTGCGGCCGGCAAGCCAATCCTGAACGTATCCGGTCCCAGCTCGAAGGTGCCTGCGTGATGGGCATCGGCGTCGCCCTGATGAGCGAAGTCACCTTCAAGGATGGCGTTGCGCAACAGGACAACTTCGATACCTATCTGCTGCCCCGGATGCCAGATGCGCCGAAGGAAATCCATATCCACCTGATGGACCGCCAGGACGAACCCATGGGTGGTGTGGGCGAGCCCGGTCTGCCTCCGGTGGCCCCGGCACTGTGCAATGCCATCTATGCCGCCACCGGCAAGCGCATTCGCCGGCTGCCCGTGGGTGACCAGCTCAAGGCCTGA
- a CDS encoding AzlC family ABC transporter permease gives MNQSVFRLTLPILFGYIPLGMAFGVLFATQLDYPWWAAPLMGVLIYAGAGQILAVSLLAVGAGMVEVFVAMFVLNARHLFYGLSLLGQFRGAGWRKAYLIFGLTDETYSLLTSRPRGPDRHHEQEVDFRITGFNQCYWVIGCAIGALLGDNVAFDSTGIEFALVALFIVLTIEQYKALKDGFPLWTGAAAAGIAMLMLSPSHQLIGAIVIVTAVLLVHYRRLKDTGATEGANHG, from the coding sequence ATGAACCAGTCTGTCTTTCGCCTGACCCTGCCCATCCTGTTCGGTTACATTCCGCTTGGAATGGCCTTCGGCGTGCTGTTCGCGACCCAGCTGGACTATCCATGGTGGGCGGCGCCACTGATGGGCGTGCTCATCTATGCCGGGGCCGGCCAGATTCTGGCGGTCAGCCTGCTGGCCGTCGGCGCCGGCATGGTCGAGGTCTTTGTCGCGATGTTCGTCCTGAACGCCCGGCACCTGTTCTACGGGCTGTCGCTGCTGGGCCAGTTCCGGGGTGCGGGCTGGCGCAAGGCCTACCTGATTTTCGGGCTGACAGACGAAACCTATTCCCTCCTCACCAGCCGCCCCCGGGGCCCCGACCGCCACCATGAACAGGAGGTGGACTTCCGCATTACCGGTTTTAACCAGTGCTACTGGGTAATCGGCTGTGCCATCGGCGCCCTTCTGGGCGATAACGTGGCCTTCGACAGCACGGGCATCGAATTCGCCCTTGTCGCCCTGTTTATCGTGCTCACTATCGAACAATACAAGGCCCTGAAAGACGGCTTCCCGCTCTGGACCGGAGCGGCCGCGGCCGGTATCGCCATGTTGATGCTATCCCCCTCACACCAGCTGATCGGCGCGATTGTTATCGTGACCGCCGTTCTGCTGGTCCACTACCGCCGCCTGAAGGACACCGGTGCAACCGAGGGCGCAAACCATGGCTGA
- the uvrC gene encoding excinuclease ABC subunit UvrC: MPTRSDPKPDQNGEFDSKNFLKQLTERPGVYRMYDAAGEVLYVGKARNLKKRVSSYFRKTGLAPKTEALVAKIDSIEVTITGSETEALLLEQNLIKSLRPPYNILLRDDKSYPYIYLSSHTDYPSLTFRRGRTKKGGGTWFGPFPSSGAVKESLNILQKVFRIRSCSESYFRNRTRPCLQYQINRCTAPCVGYISPEEYQEDIRHATMFLEGKNPAIIHDLMNAMETASKNLEFEKAAAYRDQINHLRHVQEQQSVDSAGGDADVIAIAQDAGIVCIVVIIVRGGRVLGTKDYFPRYSIEQTEGELLSAFLGQYYFGGNTRREIPRDILVPVEVEGQELLAQALSEAANRETRIRGNVRGERRRWLELAMTNARQTLLTHLASKETVYRRLLALRDLLELPETPSRMECFDISHSHGENTVASCVVFDENGPLKSDYRLYNIENVKAGDDYGAMRQVLTRRYKRMVAGEGKRPDLVFIDGGKGQLNVAREVFDELGISDIPLIGVAKGVTRRAGMEQLIDAMTGDVFRVPADSPALHLIQHIRDESHRFAITGHRARRDKKRRQSTLEGIEGVGPKRRRDLIRYFGGIQEIRKASVDEMTKVQGISKALAETIYAALHDE; this comes from the coding sequence ATGCCGACAAGGTCTGACCCCAAGCCCGACCAGAACGGGGAGTTTGACAGCAAAAACTTCCTGAAGCAGTTGACCGAAAGACCCGGCGTCTACCGGATGTATGACGCGGCGGGGGAGGTGCTGTATGTCGGCAAGGCCCGCAACCTGAAAAAGCGGGTCAGCAGCTATTTCCGGAAAACCGGCCTGGCACCGAAGACCGAGGCCCTGGTCGCCAAGATCGACTCCATCGAGGTCACCATTACCGGCAGCGAGACCGAAGCCCTGTTGCTGGAACAGAACCTGATCAAGTCCCTGCGGCCGCCCTATAACATCCTGCTGCGGGACGACAAGTCCTACCCCTATATCTATCTTTCCTCCCACACCGACTATCCGTCCCTGACCTTTCGTCGGGGGCGGACCAAAAAGGGCGGCGGGACCTGGTTCGGACCTTTCCCGAGCTCCGGGGCGGTCAAGGAAAGTCTTAATATTCTGCAGAAGGTTTTCCGTATAAGATCCTGTAGTGAAAGCTATTTCAGGAACCGGACAAGGCCCTGCCTGCAGTACCAGATCAACCGATGCACCGCCCCTTGCGTGGGTTACATCAGCCCCGAGGAATACCAGGAAGACATCCGCCATGCCACCATGTTCCTCGAGGGCAAGAACCCGGCCATCATCCATGACCTGATGAACGCCATGGAAACGGCCTCGAAGAATCTCGAGTTCGAAAAGGCAGCGGCCTACCGGGATCAGATCAACCATCTTCGCCACGTCCAGGAGCAGCAATCCGTGGACAGTGCCGGGGGCGATGCGGATGTCATCGCCATTGCCCAGGACGCCGGAATTGTCTGCATTGTGGTGATCATTGTGCGCGGTGGCCGGGTGCTGGGCACCAAGGATTATTTTCCCCGGTATTCGATCGAGCAGACGGAAGGGGAATTGCTCAGCGCTTTCCTGGGTCAGTATTATTTCGGGGGCAATACCCGCCGCGAGATTCCCCGGGATATCCTGGTGCCGGTCGAGGTTGAGGGCCAGGAATTGTTGGCCCAGGCACTCTCCGAGGCGGCTAACCGCGAGACCCGCATCCGTGGTAATGTGCGCGGAGAACGGCGCCGGTGGCTGGAACTGGCTATGACCAATGCCCGGCAGACCCTGCTGACGCACCTTGCCAGCAAGGAGACCGTGTATCGCCGTTTGCTGGCGCTGCGGGACCTGCTGGAGCTGCCGGAAACCCCGTCGCGCATGGAATGTTTCGACATCAGCCACAGCCATGGGGAAAACACGGTCGCATCCTGTGTCGTTTTCGACGAGAATGGCCCGCTGAAGAGCGACTACCGGCTATATAACATTGAAAACGTGAAGGCCGGCGACGATTACGGCGCCATGCGCCAGGTGCTGACCAGACGGTACAAGCGGATGGTCGCAGGCGAGGGCAAGCGTCCCGATCTGGTGTTCATCGATGGCGGCAAGGGCCAGTTGAATGTTGCCCGAGAGGTTTTCGACGAGCTCGGAATATCCGATATTCCGCTGATCGGTGTCGCGAAGGGGGTTACCCGCCGCGCCGGTATGGAACAGCTTATTGATGCCATGACGGGGGACGTGTTCCGGGTGCCTGCGGATTCGCCCGCATTGCACCTCATCCAGCATATCCGGGACGAGTCCCACCGCTTCGCCATTACGGGTCACCGGGCGCGGCGGGACAAGAAAAGGCGCCAGTCCACCCTTGAGGGAATCGAAGGGGTTGGTCCGAAACGGCGTCGTGATCTGATCCGCTATTTCGGCGGAATCCAGGAGATCAGGAAGGCCAGTGTCGACGAGATGACCAAAGTGCAGGGCATCAGCAAGGCCCTGGCGGAAACGATTTACGCAGCATTGCATGACGAATAG
- a CDS encoding ABC-type transport auxiliary lipoprotein family protein, whose translation MRAIFPVIAAFAMTACTIFPTPEAPRVMDLGSAESAERLEIRHARTLRVDTPLASEPVNGTRILTKPTPHEFQMYGNARWRDSAPVLVRDYLIDTLRQSQGFANVVTDTSAASTDLTLISELSAFQAEKNEGETRVVIELHAEVLDNRTRKSLCVRNSRLDEPAASSELDEVVGAFGNTASRLAEETLLWVHRCLEEN comes from the coding sequence TTGCGAGCAATCTTTCCGGTAATCGCGGCATTTGCCATGACCGCCTGTACGATCTTCCCGACCCCGGAGGCGCCCCGTGTCATGGATCTGGGCTCGGCCGAATCGGCCGAACGGCTGGAAATCCGCCATGCCAGGACTCTGAGGGTGGATACGCCCCTGGCATCCGAGCCGGTGAACGGAACCCGCATCCTGACCAAGCCCACCCCCCATGAGTTCCAGATGTACGGCAATGCCCGCTGGCGTGACAGCGCACCGGTACTGGTTCGCGATTACCTGATCGACACTCTTCGCCAGAGTCAGGGGTTTGCCAATGTTGTGACCGACACCAGTGCGGCCAGCACGGACCTGACGCTGATCAGTGAGCTCTCCGCCTTTCAAGCAGAAAAAAACGAAGGGGAAACCCGGGTTGTGATTGAGCTGCATGCGGAAGTGCTGGATAACCGGACACGCAAGAGCCTGTGTGTGCGTAACAGCCGGTTAGACGAGCCCGCTGCGAGTAGTGAGCTGGACGAAGTGGTCGGAGCTTTCGGCAACACCGCCAGCCGGCTGGCGGAGGAAACCTTGCTCTGGGTGCACCGATGCCTGGAGGAAAACTGA
- a CDS encoding MlaD family protein — protein sequence MEPRAHHVIIGLFTVLAVGAALIFALWLGKSSADREWAYYQIGFDHPISGLSEGNPVLYSGVPVGEVLELTLDPDNPSHVRVLVRVDKEVPIRKDTHAGLILANITGSMSVQFRGGTKDSPVLEGNRNNPPLITADPSAFSSLLTNGEALIEKTEILLTNANNLFSEKNLENMASILENTRNATDSLLAQREELLALMEQFDAAGVRAEEAAIKVSSVSDNANAILLEKVTPVLSSMDRALSTLQPALARLDNLTRENEGALDAGLQGLGELTPAIRELRSALRNLNQFATRLEANPAGTLLGGSNIKEVEQ from the coding sequence ATGGAGCCCCGGGCCCACCACGTCATTATTGGCCTGTTCACTGTCCTGGCGGTTGGCGCAGCACTGATCTTCGCGCTCTGGCTGGGCAAATCGTCGGCGGACCGGGAATGGGCCTATTACCAGATCGGCTTCGATCACCCGATCTCCGGCCTATCCGAAGGCAATCCGGTGCTGTACAGCGGTGTCCCGGTGGGCGAGGTACTCGAGTTAACCCTCGACCCGGACAATCCGAGCCACGTGCGTGTGCTGGTCCGGGTCGACAAGGAAGTACCCATTCGCAAGGATACCCACGCGGGCCTGATCCTCGCCAATATAACCGGCAGTATGAGCGTGCAGTTCCGCGGTGGTACTAAAGACAGCCCCGTGCTTGAGGGCAACCGCAACAATCCGCCCCTGATCACGGCAGATCCCTCGGCCTTCAGCAGCCTGCTGACCAATGGCGAGGCACTGATCGAGAAAACCGAAATTCTGCTGACCAACGCCAACAACCTGTTCTCCGAGAAGAACCTGGAGAACATGGCCAGCATCCTGGAAAACACCCGGAACGCAACCGATTCATTGCTGGCCCAGCGGGAGGAGCTACTGGCTCTGATGGAGCAGTTCGACGCCGCAGGGGTTCGGGCGGAAGAAGCGGCAATCAAGGTCTCCAGCGTATCCGACAATGCCAATGCCATCCTGCTGGAAAAGGTCACGCCGGTGCTCAGCTCCATGGACCGGGCACTCTCAACACTCCAGCCGGCCCTGGCCCGATTGGATAACCTGACCCGGGAGAATGAGGGTGCGCTGGATGCCGGCCTGCAGGGGCTGGGTGAGCTGACGCCGGCCATCCGGGAACTGCGCAGTGCCCTGCGCAACCTGAACCAGTTTGCCACGCGCCTGGAGGCAAATCCCGCGGGTACCCTCCTGGGAGGTTCCAACATCAAGGAAGTTGAGCAATGA
- the uvrY gene encoding UvrY/SirA/GacA family response regulator transcription factor, protein MISVLVVDDHELVRSGITRMLADNPDIDVVGQASSGEDAIEFVRKKRPDIVLMDIRMPGIGGLEATRKILRIDDSIRVIVVTACADDPYPTRVMQSGASAYITKGADIQEMVRAIRQAHSGQRYISPEIAQKMALKQISGDKDENGELSLFERLSEREMQIAMMVVDCQKVQDISDKLCLSPKTVNSYRYRIFEKLEISSDVELALMAVRLGLLDADKV, encoded by the coding sequence TTGATCAGCGTATTGGTTGTCGACGACCACGAACTGGTGCGTTCCGGAATTACCCGGATGCTGGCGGACAACCCCGACATTGACGTGGTGGGTCAGGCATCGTCCGGAGAGGACGCCATCGAGTTTGTGCGCAAGAAACGGCCTGATATTGTCCTTATGGATATCCGTATGCCGGGTATCGGTGGCCTGGAGGCCACCCGAAAGATCCTCCGTATCGATGATTCCATCCGCGTGATTGTTGTGACCGCCTGCGCCGATGACCCCTATCCGACCCGGGTAATGCAGAGCGGCGCCAGTGCCTATATCACCAAGGGCGCGGACATTCAGGAGATGGTGCGCGCTATCCGTCAGGCCCATTCCGGACAGCGTTATATCAGCCCCGAAATCGCCCAGAAGATGGCGCTCAAACAGATATCCGGAGACAAGGACGAGAATGGCGAACTGTCGCTGTTCGAGCGGCTTTCCGAGCGGGAAATGCAGATTGCGATGATGGTGGTCGATTGCCAGAAGGTGCAGGACATTTCTGACAAGCTGTGCCTGAGCCCCAAGACCGTCAACAGCTACCGTTACCGGATTTTTGAAAAGCTGGAAATCTCCAGCGACGTGGAACTGGCCCTGATGGCCGTGCGGCTTGGATTGCTGGATGCCGACAAGGTCTGA
- a CDS encoding diguanylate cyclase, which translates to MAYANSGDIAALGEVPPAASLEQLVARLNAEQQGRSPWVSASLKEEPLARELELGAACGLLAVPLPGERVTSWFMVFRGEHGRGIYWEGRPEVDILTSAPGEEETFRKAFGSWLEATEGSSESWKRVERLAAVDLAEDMALLASISEITRLNELLKTERAALAQANEQLSHAASHDSLTGLWNRYRTEYELDRELAKARRHGLPFSVLLLDVDHFKNINDSWGHAAGDEVLREVARKATDVLRQEDHLGRWGGEEFVILATGAGRGDGVALAERVRQAVAEVAVPGVETAITASIGVATWRPEDKRKSIIKRADRAMYAAKKGGRNRVETDEGL; encoded by the coding sequence ATGGCCTATGCCAACAGCGGTGATATCGCCGCGCTCGGGGAAGTCCCTCCCGCCGCTTCGCTCGAACAACTGGTCGCCAGGCTGAACGCCGAGCAGCAGGGCCGGTCACCCTGGGTGTCGGCGAGTCTCAAAGAGGAGCCGCTGGCCAGAGAGCTGGAGCTCGGCGCAGCCTGTGGTCTGCTTGCCGTTCCGCTACCGGGCGAGCGGGTGACCAGCTGGTTCATGGTGTTCCGGGGAGAACATGGTCGAGGCATATACTGGGAGGGCCGTCCGGAAGTGGATATCCTGACCAGTGCGCCGGGGGAGGAGGAAACCTTCCGCAAGGCCTTTGGTTCCTGGCTGGAAGCCACGGAAGGCAGCAGTGAATCCTGGAAACGGGTAGAGCGCCTTGCTGCGGTGGACCTGGCAGAGGACATGGCGCTGCTGGCATCAATCAGTGAGATCACCCGCCTGAACGAGCTGCTCAAAACAGAGCGCGCGGCCCTGGCGCAGGCCAACGAGCAACTCAGTCATGCTGCGAGCCATGACTCCCTGACCGGTCTCTGGAACCGTTACCGCACTGAATATGAGCTGGATCGGGAGCTGGCGAAAGCAAGGCGCCATGGTTTGCCGTTTTCAGTGCTGTTGCTGGATGTCGATCATTTCAAGAACATCAATGACTCCTGGGGCCACGCGGCCGGTGATGAGGTACTGCGGGAAGTTGCCCGGAAGGCCACTGATGTGTTGCGTCAGGAGGATCATCTCGGGCGTTGGGGTGGTGAGGAGTTTGTCATCCTTGCGACCGGTGCCGGGCGCGGGGACGGGGTGGCGTTGGCGGAACGCGTTCGACAAGCCGTGGCCGAGGTGGCAGTGCCCGGAGTGGAAACCGCCATTACCGCCAGTATCGGTGTGGCCACCTGGCGCCCGGAGGATAAGCGCAAGTCGATTATCAAGCGGGCAGACCGGGCCATGTATGCCGCCAAGAAGGGCGGTCGGAACCGGGTGGAGACCGACGAGGGCCTGTAA
- the pgsA gene encoding CDP-diacylglycerol--glycerol-3-phosphate 3-phosphatidyltransferase — MNLPNLLTLSRIVMIPVFVVIFYLPVEWSYIVSALIFALAGLTDWLDGYLARKLNQSTPFGAFLDPVADKLMVAVALAVLIEEHSAALLTIPATVIIGREIVISALREWMAEMGSRASVAVSYIGKIKTTAQMAAIVGLLAFPPGQTLAYVAIALLYVAAVLTLWSMILYLKAAWKDLFPEAE; from the coding sequence ATGAACCTGCCAAACCTGCTCACACTCTCCCGCATCGTGATGATCCCCGTGTTCGTGGTGATCTTCTACCTGCCCGTGGAGTGGAGCTATATCGTCAGTGCCCTGATTTTTGCCCTGGCCGGGCTGACTGACTGGCTGGATGGCTACCTGGCCCGCAAACTTAACCAGAGCACGCCGTTCGGCGCGTTTCTGGATCCGGTTGCGGACAAGCTGATGGTGGCGGTAGCCCTGGCGGTGTTGATTGAAGAGCACTCGGCCGCGCTGCTGACCATTCCAGCCACCGTAATCATCGGCCGGGAAATCGTGATTTCCGCGCTGCGGGAGTGGATGGCGGAAATGGGCAGCCGGGCGAGCGTGGCGGTTTCCTACATCGGCAAGATCAAGACAACCGCCCAGATGGCGGCCATCGTCGGTTTGCTGGCATTTCCCCCGGGCCAGACCCTGGCCTATGTGGCCATCGCGCTGCTGTATGTGGCGGCAGTACTGACCCTGTGGTCCATGATCCTTTACCTCAAAGCCGCCTGGAAGGATCTGTTTCCAGAAGCGGAATAG
- a CDS encoding AzlD domain-containing protein translates to MADMTYLLSFIAVAAIATFATRVIPFVFFERHTEHPLIKHLGRYLPAAVMALLATVFLTRSGNWNAAVPGLDAVLPGLLVVAIHLWRRNALLSIAAGTAAYMTIQQTGFLAGF, encoded by the coding sequence ATGGCTGACATGACTTACCTGCTTTCCTTCATTGCCGTCGCGGCCATCGCCACCTTTGCCACGCGGGTGATCCCCTTCGTTTTCTTCGAACGGCACACCGAACACCCGCTGATCAAGCATCTTGGGCGTTACCTGCCGGCAGCGGTCATGGCCTTGCTGGCAACGGTGTTCCTCACCCGCTCGGGTAACTGGAACGCCGCCGTCCCCGGCCTGGATGCAGTCCTTCCCGGATTGCTGGTGGTGGCCATTCACCTCTGGCGACGTAATGCCCTGCTTTCCATTGCCGCGGGCACGGCCGCTTACATGACCATCCAGCAAACCGGCTTTCTCGCGGGATTCTGA
- a CDS encoding (2Fe-2S)-binding protein has translation MVTLNINGEQHELDVPENMPLLWAIRDVIGMKGTKFGCGVSQCGACTVHLNGTAIRSCVTPVSAAKGEITTIEAMAEDPVGSKVQQAWLDLGVAQCGYCQGGQIMNATALLKKTPNPDTSEIVDAMAGNLCRCGTYNRILAAIERVAGKEDQA, from the coding sequence ATGGTTACGCTCAACATCAACGGCGAGCAACACGAACTCGACGTCCCGGAAAACATGCCGCTGCTCTGGGCTATCAGGGATGTGATCGGCATGAAAGGCACCAAGTTCGGCTGCGGTGTATCCCAGTGTGGCGCCTGCACCGTGCATCTGAATGGAACGGCCATCCGTTCATGCGTGACACCGGTATCCGCCGCCAAAGGAGAGATCACCACGATCGAAGCCATGGCCGAAGATCCGGTGGGCAGCAAGGTCCAGCAGGCCTGGCTGGACCTTGGTGTCGCCCAGTGTGGCTACTGCCAGGGTGGCCAGATCATGAACGCCACCGCCCTCCTGAAAAAGACGCCCAACCCGGATACCAGCGAGATCGTCGATGCCATGGCCGGGAACCTGTGCCGTTGCGGTACCTACAACCGGATTCTCGCCGCCATTGAGCGCGTCGCGGGCAAGGAGGATCAGGCATGA
- a CDS encoding AEC family transporter: MNLIDIFLQTLETTLPVFAMVFIGLGLRRIGWIDAPFINTASALVFKATLPTLVFLSIIRADLSTALNPELLLFYLLATLGGFGLTWLWATWRVRREDRGVYVQGAFRGNCGIVGLALAANLYGDFGLSAGGILLGLVIISYNALSVVVLIAYQPGQSASWRKIIHDIVRNPLIIAVVVAIPFAWLNIGLPTWVMTSADYFASLTLPLALLCIGATVSLSSIRSDSKTAFGSSVMKMIVLPALCTAAGWLAGFRGPELGLMFLFFASPTAAASFVMAKALGGNDRLAANIIALTTLMASVTVTVGVFLLRSYGVI; encoded by the coding sequence ATGAACCTGATCGACATTTTTCTCCAGACACTGGAAACGACCTTACCGGTATTTGCCATGGTCTTTATCGGGCTCGGGCTGCGAAGGATTGGCTGGATCGACGCCCCCTTCATCAACACCGCCTCTGCCCTGGTCTTCAAGGCAACACTGCCAACGCTGGTATTCCTGAGCATCATCCGCGCCGACCTGAGCACCGCCCTGAATCCGGAGCTGCTGCTGTTCTACCTGCTGGCCACCCTTGGCGGCTTCGGGCTGACCTGGCTCTGGGCAACCTGGCGCGTGCGCAGAGAGGATCGTGGGGTTTATGTGCAAGGGGCTTTCCGGGGCAACTGCGGGATTGTCGGCCTGGCGCTGGCGGCCAACCTGTATGGCGATTTCGGGTTATCCGCCGGCGGTATCCTGCTTGGTTTGGTGATCATCTCCTACAACGCGCTGTCGGTGGTGGTGCTGATCGCCTATCAGCCCGGTCAGTCCGCCAGCTGGCGCAAGATCATCCATGACATTGTCCGCAATCCCCTGATTATCGCCGTGGTGGTGGCCATTCCCTTTGCCTGGCTCAATATTGGCCTGCCTACCTGGGTGATGACCAGCGCCGACTATTTCGCGTCCCTGACCCTTCCGCTGGCGCTGCTGTGCATTGGCGCCACCGTATCCCTGAGCTCCATTCGCAGCGACAGCAAGACCGCGTTCGGTTCAAGCGTCATGAAGATGATCGTACTGCCGGCCCTGTGCACCGCCGCCGGGTGGTTGGCCGGCTTCCGGGGGCCGGAACTCGGGCTGATGTTCCTGTTCTTCGCCAGCCCGACTGCCGCCGCCAGCTTCGTGATGGCCAAGGCGCTCGGAGGCAATGATCGCCTGGCGGCCAATATCATTGCCCTGACCACCCTGATGGCCAGCGTAACGGTCACTGTTGGCGTGTTCCTGCTGCGAAGTTACGGCGTCATCTGA